In Rana temporaria chromosome 3, aRanTem1.1, whole genome shotgun sequence, a single window of DNA contains:
- the OPN1SW gene encoding short-wave-sensitive opsin 1 yields the protein MFDDEDFYLFKNVSDIRPWDGPQYHIAPRWAFTLQAIFMGVVFIIGTPLNAVILVVTVKYKKLRQPLNYILVNISVGGLLICIFSIFVVFMNSSQGYFIFGKAFCAIEAFVGTLAGLVTGWSLAFLAFERYIVICKPMGTFTFTSKHALAVVLCTWMIGIGVSVPPFFGWSRYIPEGLQCSCGPDWYSVGTKYYSEYYTWFIFVFCFIIPLSLICYSYARLLGALRAVAAQQQESASTQKAEKEVSRMVVVMVGSFCLCYVPYAAMAMYMITNRNHGLDLRLVTIPAFFSKSACVYNPIIYTFMNKQFRGCIMETVCGRPMTDDSTLSSTSQKTEVSTVSHSQVSPSAS from the exons ATGTTCGATGACGAAGACTTCTACCTCTTTAAGAATGTGTCCGATATACGGCCATGGGATGGTCCTCAGTATCATATTGCACCAAGATGGGCCTTCACCCTCCAGGCAATTTTTATGGGTGTGGTCTTTATTATTGGCACACCACTAAATGCCGTTATATTGGTGGTGACGGTAAAATACAAGAAACTTCGGCAACCACTCAACTACATCCTAGTAAACATCTCAGTGGGTGGCCTTCTCATATGCATCTTTTCCATTTTTGTAGTTTTTATGAACAGCTCGCAGGGCTACTTCATTTTTGGGAAGGCATTTTGTGCTATTGAGGCTTTTGTGGGCACACTTGCAG GTTTAGTCACAGGCTGGTCTCTGGCCTTTTTGGCCTTTGAGAGGTATATTGTTATCTGCAAACCGATGGGCACCTTCACCTTCACCTCTAAGCACGCCTTGGCGGTAGTGCTGTGTACCTGGATGATTGGTATCGGGGTGTCAGTACCCCCTTTCTTTGGGTGGAGTAG GTATATCCCAGAAGGTTTGCAATGCTCCTGTGGTCCTGATTGGTATTCTGTTGGTACAAAATATTACAGTGAATATTACACGTGGTTCATATTTGTGTTCTGCTTTATTATTCCTCTGAGTCTGATCTGTTACTCTTATGCAAGACTGCTGGGAGCACTGCGGGCG GTTGCAGCACAGCAACAGGAATCAGCCAGTACACAGAAGGCTGAGAAGGAAGTTTCCCGTATGGTCGTAGTTATGGTTGGATCCTTCTGTTTGTGTTATGTTCCCTATGCAGCTATGGCAATGTATATGATTACTAATCGAAACCATGGACTGGATTTACGACTTGTAACCATCCCTGCTTTTTTTTCCAAGAGCGCCTGTGTCTACAATCCCATCATATACACCTTCATGAACAAACAG TTCCGTGGATGTATCATGGAGACAGTATGTGGTAGACCTATGACCGATGATTCCACATTGTCTAGCACCAGCCAAAAAACTGAAGTTTCTACAGTATCCCACAGCCAGGTCAGCCCATCTGCCAgctag